One genomic window of Solanum dulcamara chromosome 10, daSolDulc1.2, whole genome shotgun sequence includes the following:
- the LOC129869970 gene encoding NAC domain-containing protein 2-like translates to MEFINSIPLGYRFSPKDDELIEHYLMKKINGEQLPTINDFQEIYINNYHPQELCTAENRHKRGNNWYFFTRRERKYQKGCIPNRKVEGSKGFWKATGNDVEIKKNGQIIGYKKILDFQEEKGIKSKWKMHEFRINKKSSPPDANCSSENQKELDKYVLCEIYISTRTNNNSEVLNYRNDGNIIQPTSDNIEEVKHVSHNVNIIQATSDNINEDRNVSDNDNIIDQDDDSILENVNMYPWHEQNFVGINNNLEFGGNHQFVQEITTPNLLSSSSSNHVDHLPNYCDHDGNNVYHYKGFDELGVVVRPYLQMKKFKEY, encoded by the exons atggagttcattaattcAATTCCATTAGGTTATAGATTTTCACCAAAAGATGATGAGCTCATTGAGCATTATTTGATGAAGAAAATCAATGGTGAACAATTACCAACAattaatgattttcaagaaatatatatcaataattATCATCCTCAAGAACTTTGCA CTGCGGAAAATAGACACAAAAGAGGGAACAATTGGTATTTCTTCACAAGAAGGGAAAGGAAGTACCAAAAAGGGTGTATACCAAATAGAAAAGTGGAAGGCAGCAAAGGCTTTTGGAAAGCTACTGGTAATGATgtagaaataaagaaaaatggtCAAATTATTGGGTACAAAAAGATACTTGATTTCcaagaagaaaaaggaattAAATCTAAGTGGAAAATGCATGAATTTcgtattaataaaaaaagttcTCCACCTGATGCAAATTGTTCAAGTGAAAATCAAAAAGAG TTGGACAAATATGTATTGTGCGAGATCTATATCAGCACTAGGACCAATAATAACTCTGAGGTTCTGAATTATCGCAATGATGGCAATATTATTCAACCTACGAGCGATAATATTGAGGAGGTTAAGCATGTCAGTCACAATGTCAATATTATTCAAGCTACGAGCGACAATATTAATGAGGATAGAAATGTCAGTGACAATGACAATATTATTGATCAAGATGACGATTCGATTCTTGAAAATGTCAACATGTATCCTTGGCATGAACAAAATTTTGTAGGTATTAACAACAATTTGGAGTTTGGTGGTAATCATCAATTTGTCCAAGAAATTACTACTCCAAATTTGTTGTCATCATCATCAAGTAATCATGTTGATCATCTTCCAAATTATTGTGATCATGATGGCAATAATGTTTATCATTATAAGGGTTTTGATGAGCTTGGTGTAGTGGTAAGACCTTATTTACAgatgaaaaaatttaaagagTACTAG
- the LOC129870568 gene encoding protein DUF642 L-GALACTONO-1,4-LACTONE-RESPONSIVE GENE 2-like, with translation MASLLFSLSFILIFSLYNSFAFGNTVPYLDDLLENGNFEQGPKPSNMKKTVIIGKHSLPKWEINGIVEWVSGGPQEGGFYFPIPRGAHAVRLGNEASISQYVKVKPNIIYSLTFGATRTCAQDEVLTVSAGGVSSDLNIQTLYSADGGDTYAWAFKSTSDLVKVTFHNPGMQEDPTCGPLIDHVAIKEMPMATYTKGNLVKNGGFELGPHVFKNFSTGVLVLPLKQDKYSPIPGWMVQFAKPAKYIDSKHFFVPSGNGAIELIGGRETGIAQIVRTIPKQFYNLTFTIGDAQNKCHGSMTVQAFAGKSSTQVSFVSNGKGWCKTASFKFQADTSRTTIAFYNPYYHTKIHDFGHMCGPVIDDVSLVHVRK, from the exons ATGGCTTCCCTTCTCTtttcactttcttttatattaattttctcTTTGTATAATAGCTTTGCTTTTGGTAATACTGTTCCATATCTTGATG ATCTACTAGAAAATGGAAACTTTGAGCAAGGGCCAAAACCATCAAACATGAAGAAAACAGTGATCATTGGTAAACACTCCTTACCCAAATGGGAAATCAATGGTATAGTGGAGTGGGTATCCGGTGGGCCCCAGGAAGGCGGATTCTACTTTCCGATCCCTCGTGGGGCCCACGCTGTCCGACTCGGGAACGAGGCTTCCATCTCTCAATATGTGAAGGTGAAGCCAAACATAATATATTCACTCACATTTGGAGCCACCAGGACTTGTGCTCAAGATGAGGTCCTTACCGTCTCCGCGGGAGGCGTGTCAAGTGATCTTAACATTCAAACATTGTACAGTGCTGATGGTGGTGACACTTATGCTTGGGCATTCAAATCAACATCAGATCTTGTTAAGGTCACATTTCACAATCCTGGTATGCAAGAAGATCCAACATGTGGACCACTTATAGACCATGTTGCAATCAAAGAAATGCCTATGGCAACATATACTAAAG GTAACTTGGTGAAAAATGGAGGATTTGAACTTGGTCCTCATGTATTCAAGAACTTCTCGACAGGAGTGCTCGTCCTGCCTTTGAAACAGGACAAGTACTCACCAATTCCAGGATGGATGGTTCAGTTTGCAAAACCAGCAAAatacatagactcgaaacatttctTCGTGCCTTCAGGAAATGGAGCTATTGAATTAATAGGAGGAAGGGAAACAGGCATTGCACAGATCGTACGAACAATCCCAAAACAGTTCTACAACCTGACTTTCACAATAGGCGATGCACAGAACAAATGCCACGGATCAATGACAGTTCAAGCATTTGCTGGCAAGTCTAGTACACAAGTTTCCTTCGTATCGAATGGAAAGGGATGGTGCAAGACAGCAAGCTTCAAGTTCCAGGCTGATACAAGTAGGACAACAATAGCTTTCTATAATCCATACTATCACACGAAGATACACGACTTTGGTCATATGTGTGGACCTGTCATCGATGATGTTAGTCTCGTTCATGTCCGTAAATAA
- the LOC129871483 gene encoding protein DUF642 L-GALACTONO-1,4-LACTONE-RESPONSIVE GENE 2-like, with the protein MASIFSLSFVLIFSLYISFASAATIIPYLDDLLENGDFEEGPKPSELKKTVIIGKYSLPEWEISGIVEWVSGGPQEGGFYFPIPRGAHAIRLGNEASISQYVEVKPKTIYSLTFGATRTCAQDEVLTVSAGGTSSDLPIQTLYSADGGDTYAWAFKTTSNFVEVKFHNPGMQEDPACGPLLDHIAIKEMPMATYTKGNLVKNGGFEAGPHVFKNFSTGVLVLPLKQDKYSPIPGWMVQFAKPAKYIDSKHFFVPSGNAAVELIGGRETGIAQTVRTIAKQFYNLTFIIGDANNDCHGTMTVQAFAGKASTQVSFVSSGKGWYKTASLEFQADKTRTTIAFYNPFYHTKIHDFGHMCGPVIDDVSLVHVRK; encoded by the exons ATGGCTtccattttctctctttcttttgtaCTCATTTTCTCTTTGTACATCAGCTTTGCTTCTGCTGCAACTATTATTCCATATCTTGATG ATCTACTGGAAAATGGTGACTTTGAAGAAGGTCCAAAGCCATCAGAACTAAAGAAAACAGTGATCATTGGCAAATACTCCTTACCTGAATGGGAAATCAGTGGTATAGTTGAGTGGGTATCAGGTGGGCCCCAGGAAGGAGGATTCTACTTCCCAATCCCTCGTGGGGCCCATGCGATCCGACTTGGGAATGAGGCTTCCATTTCTCAGTATGTGGAGGTGAAGCCAAAGACAATATATTCACTCACATTTGGAGCCACTAGGACTTGTGCTCAAGATGAGGTCCTTACTGTCTCAGCTGGAGGCACGTCTAGTGATCTTCCTATTCAGACATTGTATAGTGCTGATGGTGGTGACACTTATGCTTGGGCTTTCAAAACAACATCTAATTTTGTTGAGGTCAAATTTCACAATCCTGGTATGCAAGAAGATCCAGCTTGTGGACCACTTCTTGACCATATTGCAATCAAGGAAATGCCTATGGCTACATATACTAAAG GTAACTTGGTGAAAAATGGTGGATTTGAAGCTGGTCCTCATGTATTCAAGAACTTCTCGACAGGGGTGCTCGTCCTGCCTCTGAAACAGGACAAGTACTCACCAATTCCAGGATGGATGGTTCAGTTTGCAAAACCAGCAAAATACATCGACTCGAAGCATTTCTTCGTGCCTTCAGGAAATGCAGCTGTTGAATTAATAGGAGGAAGGGAAACAGGCATTGCACAGACAGTAAGGACAATCGCTAAACAATTCTACAACCTGACTTTCATCATTGGCGATGCAAACAATGACTGCCATGGAACAATGACAGTTCAAGCATTTGCTGGAAAGGCCAGTACACAAGTTTCATTTGTATCAAGTGGAAAGGGATGGTACAAGACTGCAAGCCTCGAGTTCCAAGCAGATAAAACTAGGACAACGATAGCTTTTTATAATCCATTCTATCACACGAAGATACATGACTTCGGTCACATGTGTGGACCTGTCATCGATGATGTTAGTCTCGTTCATGTCCGTAAATAA
- the LOC129869971 gene encoding disease resistance protein RGA2-like → MDGGSSTLSRALNLHSLLPKLEWLIKNIKYNNDYCHEAAELLKVALSEAEHVVDKYEVYSLQSQLLSRSKTSKVLNFFSGSNHFVLRVRMVFEIEKLVKKCSMPCSIVKLMNLGKKIGRFPRSYGERGLTHTRTCVHYSDVVGRDNDRHIVVEMLLRSENEATLFVFPIVGVGGVGKTTLAKLVYNDPRIVSHFQLCLWVRVSRVFKVEKLLEQIVNSVREDICENLDMNELQKLVRETLYGKNYLTVLDDVWNEDPVKWDELKKSLIAGDCGSKILVTTRFDEVASMMGTVPPYCLKGLLSEDCLTLFLRKAFEQGQEVQHPNLVGIAIFIAHETDESEWDDVNDNYMWNSNQNDKILPALRVSYERLPSALKVCLAYCSIFPKDCVIEIDKLIQLWLAEGLISQSDGLEDLEHIGIQYFQELLSRSFFQDVEEYRSVFTSICKLHDLVHDLAPSAAGIEFCTVNSHIQNISDEVRCVAFSDYDLLGKELPTSLVSNRALRTISFSVDGVGPMSTMFVENCIARFMQLRVLDISVSCFNELPSSVGELKYLRYLDVSAKGNIKELPDSINNCNDLVSSSEGLQHLTSLRTLAIIGCPRLTFFPSAMKHLTALENLLIVDCEELTVLEWQDIEGLRMIRSLVIGGLPELESKDVHCLRNLQMLVLTGLP, encoded by the exons ATGGACGGAGGGAGTAGTACATTATCTCGT GCCTTGAATTTGCATTCCCTACTTCCAAAATTGGAATGGTTAatcaaaaacataaaatataataatgactACTGTCATGAGGCAGCTGAGCTTCTGAAGGTTGCTTTGTCTGAGGCTGAACATGTGGTGGATAAATATGAAGTTTACTCTTTGCAAAGCCAGTTGCTTTCCAGATCAAAAACATCAAAGGTGCTTAATTTCTTCTCTGGCTCAAACCATTTTGTCCTTCGAGTTAGGATggtttttgaaattgaaaaactcGTCAAGAAATGTAGTATGCCGTGCAGCATTGTAAAGCTCATGAATCTTGGTAAGAAAATAGGTCGCTTTCCTAGATCTTACGGAGAAAGGGGGCTTACGCACACACGTACGTGTGTGCATTACTCTGATGTTGTGGGAAGGGACAATGATAGACATATTGTTGTTGAAATGCTTTTAAGATCAGAAAATGAAGCAACTCTTTTTGTATTTCCCATTGTTGGagttggcggcgttggaaaaaCTACTCTTGCCAAATTGGTGTATAATGATCCAAGGATAGTTAGTCATTTTCAGCTGTGTCTGTGGGTTCGTGTGTCTCGTGTGTTTAAAGTGGAGAAACTATTAGAACAAATTGTGAATTCTGTTAGAGAAGATATATGTGAGAATCTTGATATGAATGAACTGCAGAAACTCGTTCGTGAGACTTTGTATGGAAAGAATTATTTGACTGTTTTAGATGATGTGTGGAATGAAGATCCAGTTAAGTGGGATGAACTGAAGAAGTCATTAATTGCGGGTGATTGTGGTAGTAAGATTCTTGTAACAACACGGTTTGATGAAGTAGCTTCAATGATGGGGACGGTTCCTCCATACTGTTTGAAGGGTTTATTAAGTGAAGATTGTCTGACTTTGTTCTTGAGAAAGGCATTTGAACAAGGTCAAGAAGTGCAACATCCAAATCTCGTTGGGATTGC GATCTTCATTGCACATGAAACTGATGAATCGGAGTGGGATGATGTTAATGATAATTATATGTGGAACTCAAATCAGAATGACAAAATTCTACCTGCACTAAGAGTGAGCTATGAGCGATTACCATCTGCTCTCAAAGTTTGTCTTGCTTACTGCTCAATATTTCCCAAGGACTGTGTGATAGAAATAGATAAATTGATACAGTTGTGGCTAGCAGAGGGACTCATCAGTCAGTCTGATGGATTAGAAGATCTTGAACACATAGGGATTCAATATTTCCAAGAGTTATTATCGAGATCCTTTTTTCAAGACGTTGAAGAATATCGTTCTGTTTTCACCTCTATCTGTAAATTGCATGACCTTGTACATGATCTTGCACCATCAGCAGCAGGGATTGAATTCTGTACAGTAAATTCTCACATACAAAACATTTCTGATGAGGTCAGATGTGTGGCGTTTTCTGACTATGATTTGTTAGGCAAGGAACTGCCAACATCCCTTGTCAGTAACCGGGCATTAAGGACCATATCCTTCTCCGTTGATGGAGTAGGGCCGATGAGTACAATGTTCGTTGAGAATTGCATAGCAAGATTCATGCAACTTAGGGTGCTAGATATCAGTGtttcatgttttaatgagttgCCTAGCTCTGTTGGCGAACTGAAGTATTTAAGATATCTTGATGTAAGTGCCAAAGGCAACATTAAAGAATTACCTGATTCAATTAACAA CTGCAACGATCTAGTATCTTCTTCTGAAGGTCTGCAACATTTGACTAGCCTTCGCACTTTGGCAATTATTGGTTGCCCAAGACTGACCTTTTTCCCAAGTGCTATGAAGCATCTTACTGCCTTAGAGAATCTGCTGATTGTTGACTGTGAAGAGCTTACAGTGTTGGAGTGGCAAGATATTGAAGGACTTAGGATGATCCGGTCATTGGTTATCGGAGGCTTACCTGAATTGGAGTCAAAAGATGTTCACTGCCTCAGGAACCTTCAGATGTTGGTGCTTACTGGTTTACCATAG
- the LOC129869972 gene encoding putative disease resistance protein RGA3 yields the protein MDIEIIEYKLILKLNSVVDIAKVLNLHSLLPELEDLIKNIKYNGDYCQEVADILKVALCEAEHVVDKYEVYSLQSQLLSRSKTSKVINFFSGSNHFVLRIRMVFEIEKLVKKWRNEETLSVFPIVGVVGIGKTTLAKLVYNDPRIVSHFQLHLWVHVSRVFKVEKLLEQIVNSDPVKWDELKKSLIAGDCGSKILVTTRFDEVASMMGTVPAYCLKGLLSEDCLTLFLRKAFEQGQEVQHPNLVSIVSDIVQKCEGNPLLLMILGSSLHMETKEREWNDVNANYMWNTNQNDKILPALRVSYERLPFDLKVCLVFCSIFPKGYAIEIDKLIQVWVAEGLISKSNESEDLEHIAIQYFRELLLRSFFQDVEEYRSVYTSICTLHDLVYDLALSAAGVEFCTVNSHIQNVSDKVIHMAFSDYDLSGKELPTSLVSNRALRTISFSVDGVGPMSTMFVENCIARFMQLRVLDISVSCFNELPSSVGELKYLRYLDVSAKGNIKELPDSINNCNDLVSSSEGLQHLTSLRTLAIIGCPRLTFFPSTMKQLTALENLLIVDCEELTLLEWHDIEGLRMLRSLVIGGLPELESKDVQCLRNLQMLVLAGLPQLVTLTRWLEGASAALQYLRVERCLNFAALPQWLENLSALEKHEISKCRKTFSLPKGMSWLTNLKVFRIDN from the exons ATGGATATTGAGATCATAGAATACAAGCTTATACTGAAACTCAACTCTGTTGTGGACATTGCAAAGGTCTTGAATTTGCATTCCCTACTTCCAGAATTGGaagatttaattaaaaacataaaatataatggTGACTACTGTCAAGAGGTAGCTGATATTCTGAAGGTTGCTTTGTGTGAGGCTGAACATGTGGTGGATAAATATGAAGTTTACTCTTTGCAAAGCCAGTTGCTTTCCAGATCAAAAACATCAAAGGTGATTAATTTCTTCTCTGGCTCAAACCATTTTGTCCTTCGAATTCGGATggtttttgaaattgaaaaacttgTCAAGAAATGGA GAAATGAAGAAACTCTTTCTGTATTTCCCATTGTTGGAGTTGTCGGCATTGGAAAAACTACTCTTGCCAAATTGGTGTATAATGATCCAAGGATAGTTAGTCATTTTCAGCTGCATTTGTGGGTTCATGTGTCTCGTGTGTTTAAAGTGGAGAAACTATTAGAACAAATTGTGAATTCC GATCCAGTTAAGTGGGATGAACTGAAGAAATCGTTGATTGCAGGTGATTGTGGTAGTAAGATTCTTGTAACAACACGGTTTGATGAAGTAGCTTCGATGATGGGGACGGTTCCTGCATACTGTTTGAAGGGTTTATTAAGTGAAGATTGTCTCACTTTGTTCTTGAGAAAGGCATTTGAACAAGGTCAAGAAGTGCAACATCCAAATCTCGTTAGTATTGTGTCAGATATAGTGCAGAAGTGTGAGGGAAATCCCCTACTGTTAATGATTTTAGGATCTTCATTGCACATGGAAACCAAGGAAAGGGAGTGGAATGATGTTAATGCTAATTATATGTGGAACACAAATCAGAATGACAAAATTTTACCTGCACTAAGAGTGAGCTACGAGCGATTACCATTTGATCTCAAAGTTTGTCTTGTTTTCTGCTCAATATTTCCCAAGGGCTATGCGATTGAAATAGATAAATTGATACAGGTGTGGGTAGCAGAAGGTCTCATTAGTAAGTCTAATGAATCAGAAGATCTTGAGCACATTGCGATTCAATATTTCCGAGAGTTATTGTTGAGATCCTTTTTTCAAGACGTTGAAGAATATCGTTCCGTTTATACCTCAATCTGTACATTGCATGACCTTGTATATGATCTTGCACTATCAGCAGCAGGGGTTGAATTCTGTACAGTAAATTCTCACATACAAAACGTTTCTGATAAGGTCATACATATGGCGTTTTCTGACTATGATTTGTCAGGCAAGGAACTGCCAACATCCCTTGTCAGTAACCGGGCATTAAGGACCATATCCTTCTCCGTTGATGGAGTAGGGCCGATGAGTACAATGTTCGTTGAGAATTGCATAGCAAGATTCATGCAACTTAGGGTGCTAGATATCAGTGtttcatgttttaatgagttgCCTAGCTCTGTTGGCGAACTGAAGTATTTAAGATATCTTGATGTAAGTGCCAAAGGCAACATTAAAGAATTACCTGATTCAATTAACAA CTGCAACGATCTAGTATCTTCTTCTGAAGGTCTGCAACATCTGACTAGTCTTCGTACATTGGCAATCATCGGTTGCCCAAGACTGACCTTTTTCCCAAGTACTATGAAGCAGCTTACTGCATTAGAGAATCTGTTGATTGTTGACTGTGAAGAGCTTACATTGTTGGAGTGGCATGATATTGAAGGACTTAGGATGCTTCGGTCATTGGTTATTGGAGGCTTACCTGAATTGGAGTCAAAAGATGTTCAATGCCTCAGAAACCTTCAGATGTTGGTACTTGCTGGTTTACCACAGTTAGTTACTTTGACCCGATGGCTTGAAGGTGCTAGTGCTGCTCTACAATACCTGAGGGTGGAAAGATGCCTGAATTTCGCAGCATTGCCACAGTGGCTGGAAAATCTTAGTGcacttgaaaaacatgaaatttccAAGTGCCGTAAAACATTTTCATTGCCCAAGGGGATGAGTTGGCTCACGAACCTGAAGGTATTTCGGATCGACAACTGA